The genomic interval TCACCTGGGGCAGTTGTTTCACTTTGGCCCTAATGGACAGTAACACTGCCTTTGAAATGGGGAATTCATCAGTGCCCAGCACCAACTCAGCAGCCTAGCAATGCTCTTGCCACTCATTCCACTGAGCATTTTCTGCTTCTACAGACATCCAGGAAAGTGGGGTTACTCTGATGGAAACCTCCTTCCCATCTTATCATGCCCAGAGAGCTTGTTCCAAGTCCTAAACGATAGCCATCTCCATAGTGATGGAGATGATCACCATAATGCTGTTTGCAAGAGCATACTGTAGTCCAGAACCAACGTGTTACAGTGGTTAGAAAGTCATACAGCATGTGGTAGATTCAAATTCTCTACTCAGCCCTGATGCTCATTGGTTGGTCTTGGGCCAGTTCTCTTCCAGATatggttgccatattccagcACCTCACAGTTTCAAATTATAGTAATTTGCATTGAATAATGCAAATTATGCAGGGGCGTCACTGTCACAACTGTTgtcattgcattcagtgatatacaggaattacaatttataggTCACGTTagaacaaaaaacattactaaggattctgtatggtgtagcatgggagaatggtgtgtgtgtgtgtgtgcgtggcaCCATAACTTATTGCACGGGGTGGCACCAACTCTAGCGATGCCACTGGTAGGGTTTCATCTCtcccaacatttcaaagatgaaaactggaacacatgtggcaaagtaacagaagatggcaaaaattattaatttacAACCAGAACGTTACCTATTGAACAAGGCAGACAGTACTGAAAAAACTGGGGAGAAGGAATCTGGAAAATAATCCTTTATATGATTACAGATGCAAAAATTGtatatgccccaaaatggaaatcTCAAGACCTCTCTGCAGATAGCAGATAAGATGGAAATGGACAGACTGACATAACTGGCTGAAAGGTAAGTCCATAGAAAAAATAGATAAAGGATGGAATGctgttaaaatattttggaaggaAAAGTGGACAAGCTTAAAGAGAATAGCATAAAGAAAGATTAATAGCTAGACGGATGAAAATATAAGGAAAGACtgagagagactgagaaagagATACTAAGGAAATTAACATCAGGGGAAGCATGCTTCACACTCGGAGGGAAACTCAGGTAGAGAGGCCAGGTAGGTTGGGTCAAGTGGAGCATGAGTTCACAGTGGTGCTGGTGGCACCAGGGAAGATGCTCAGCTCCCTTCCCTACACATGAGAAGAACGAGATAAAATGGAGGCAGTCACTGGAGAGGAAAGGATTCAGAAGGAAACTCACGCAGGGTGGCTGTTTCCCTTCTGCCTCCACGGCTCCTCGCCTGAGTTTCCTTCCAGTGCAGTTGTGTGGCTGGGAGTGTGGTGAGAGCATAGTCCTAGTCATACCTCTGCTGAGCTCTTAAAATCCTGGTAGAAACTATGATGCagacaaaaaaaaccaacagagAAAAGCCTGGAGCCATTTCACACAATATAGTTGTAGCATTATGACGAcgttttaacagccatggcaacttcctatggaaccctgggttttgtagtttagtgaagcattggagctctctggctgaggatcctaaatgcccctccctaaactgcaaatctcaggatcccattgGATGTTGTTATGGCAGTGAGTGGAATCAGAGCACAATAAGTGAGTGCAAAATGTCCCTTTGAGGGCCCATTGAGAGATTTATAGTATGAAACAGAGCATGAATTGCAAGTATGAATTATTCATATGATTGTTAGAAGAGGACTTGGAGATGGAGATTTTACCTGGATTCCACTGAGGCAATTTTGAATAGTCAATATTTCCTGCAATAAAGACAAAGAAGTCAATGTCATTGCAAGGAAGGACTGTGGTTTGGCTGGAGGTGCCTAATGCTCAGCTCAGGGAACGTTACAtagaagaaaatggaggaggacatCAAAAGGTTATCTCTTGAGGAGGTTAACATTTTCAGTTTGATAATAACactataaatgaataaacattttGTCATAACCTTGTGCCTTtttcttaacttttttttaaagcacttccttttttcctctgtaAAAGAATTCAGTTAATACcagtttcttttccatccctactcACAAATGGCAGGTTCCTCAACCACAAAGATACTTCCTTTTCCCATTATTAAAAACAGAAGCTCCTATGGCTGTGGTAGGAATATCATTATTGCATATATACTATTGAGGTGGGGAAATGGAGGTTCTGGATAGGGGAGAATATAGAGCATACTTTGTCCTTACCAAATGGTTCACAAGCCACAGCACACTCTCTGTAAGATGCAAAATTGTTTTCATTGCCTCTGCAACCACTATATATGAAGGGCCTACATCTCTGGTTCTTGTAATCATAATAATAGCGAGGCAACTTAGATCTGCACCATCCTATTCTTCGTCTGAGTCTGCATTTTGGAGCTGTATctaggggggtggggggaggggggtgaaaGAAAAAAGCCAGACTGTTCACAAATAGCATCTCTTCTTCTGACACATAAGTGCTCATGATGTGTGAAAACGTTACATCACTGTGCAGGGACAGACCATATTGTGGTTTTCTTTCTGTGTCCATTATTCACATGTAAATGGGAGAGAGAGGTGAGGGGAGCAATCCCTTAGGATAAAATTAGCTATACATTGCTAAAGTAACATTAAAGAAAACCTACCAGTGAttcttttattggccaaccaaaatgaacaatatacttgttgcaagctttcggagctccatggacttcttcttcaccaggcaagagGTTACAAACCAGACAGGAAAAAACCCCAATTGGAGATGTCAGTCAGATGCCTTCATGTTCTTTCactccttagtaaagatgttaagATGGGGAGGATAGCTTTTGCAGAGAGGCGCCTTccccttctggccatgcagcaatagggaggTTTTCAAACTCCAGGGAGTTTAAAGTCCATATCCTTCCCAtgataacatctttactaaggaccgAAACAACCTTCAGGCATCTGaccaacatctccaattgtttcttggttttccccctcctgtttggttcgTAATACTttcgcctgatgaagaagaagcccatggagcttcaaaagcctgcAACAAGCccattgtgcatttcggttggccaataaaggtatgtCTGATGGATTTtcgtttgtatttgttaaatggccccAGTTTGTTTTCATTAACGAAAACCTGTTATGGCAAGGCCACTTCCAAATATtctgttgcctgaggcaaaggacaagatggtattTCTCCTATTTCATGTAGAGAAACCAACTAGACTAGTAGTGAGTTGGAAAAGATTAATTGGTAACCTGAGAGCATACTCTGCCTCACCTGAGAGCCTGGAGGAGGCTGTCGAATGGCTTGCTCAGCCGTGACTGTTCAGGCTTCGCCTCATGCCAAACCCATCCTGGGTTAAGATCTGGTACAAAGAGCTCGCTGGAGATACTGAAGTAACCTGGGCAAATGTGTGCGAAATCACAAGAGCATCACCCTGACATTCTGCATGGCTTTTACACGGGAAGAGTAGGATGAAGCACCTCATTCCTTTACAGCAGGAGTAGGCAGTTTGgtaccctccagatattttggagctCAATTCTCATCATCTCCAACCAGCAGtcaagaatgatgggagttgtagtccaaaacatccagaggctGCCAGGCTACCTATTCAGGTTCTGCAGGCTTTTCCACCCATCTGTAATGCAAAACTGTCACCCTGGTTGATAAAGAGACCAGTGAAAAGACAGGCACATCAAAATCAAATGCCTCAAGAGGTATCACTGGAGAGATCCTTGTAACACAGAGAAAAGAAGCTAATCTGAGAAGCCTGAAAGCGACGCATGTAGTCAGGCAGCCCCTCAGATGGAAGTACTGTATAATCTACTTTGAGAACAGTGGCAACTGGCGGCTTCCGGGTCAACAGGGTGATAAATCCATTTTGAAATTTTAGTAACCTCTTTTGAAAAtagggttcagcatcttggatagctcctttaaagctatcTAGAGCGGATATGCTGCCCATCTGACgtgggaccttaccacacagggcacagaagtagggtcagttcgcatggGTCGATGCGTAtttgcgtcatatcgcatcgCTCATTCACATTCGcactctctgaatacgctttgccggttcgtattcgcgtcatatcgcattgttcattcacacctgggcggcttTCCGAATCAAGGTTTTGCAAATCAGCCAATGCATactcaggcaaagtgaggcaagtgcagattggataaccacaccagcccaatacaatgtgtattggccgatgtgCATCAGCAGCTTTGCGCATGctttgtggggctctgaacgggggcaacatttttaacttctggggtgaagaatgaggtgaCTGTTTAACGCGTAATATctcgagaattgctgcctttagccacttacgaaaggggtatgcaccatctgtatatatatatatatgtgtgtgtgtgtgtgtgtatgtatgcacacacataaatacatacatatacacacacacacacacacacacacacacacatagtggtacagacaaaagtgagatgccttttttatgtgtacacacatatttgtctgtatgagtgttaatatatatatatatatatacacacacacacacacacacacatatatacaaaaacacacttgccacagccaaaagtgtgaggccgtatttatatgtgtacacacacatctgtctgcttgagtgtttatatatgtgtgtgtgtgtttgtgtgtgtgtgtgtatatatatacacacacacatatagatatacacacatatacacatagtggtactgccaaaagtgagaagccgtatttatatgtgtacacacacagctctgtgtgtgtgtgtgtgtgtgtgtgtgtataaatacacacacacacaagctgtggagcagctgaaagtgtaatgctgcatgtatatgcttacacacacaattttgtgtgtgtgtatatatatgtacatatacatatatacacacatatacatatatatatacacacacacacacacacacatatatatatatatatatatacacacacaaactgtggagcagccgaaagattaatgctgcatgtatatgcttacacacacatctgtgtgtgtgtgtgtgtatacacacacacatacatatacatatatacacacatatacatatacatatatgtatgtatgtatgtatgtatgtacacacacacacaaactgtggagcagccgaaagtgtaatgctgcatgtaatgtaatgtaatgtatgtaatgtatgtatgtatgtaatgctacatacatatacatatatacacacatatacatatacaccccccccaaacccgacacaaaaggtttctgctttatctcgttcagtggaaaaaccgctccccagccccagcggttgtcctgaaaggggaaagggccaatggaaggagatgggggaaattccagcgcagcatcatgggaaatttgtaacccggtggtcttcaggagaacgagcggattggatgtacacaccagccaaagcagcagatgtttcgcactggccatcaatacagatcccgccgatccactaattttgcgcactcgcAAAATGGAGGAgccagctgccttcagttcggaacccagccgtgaatacgcattgaccaatgcatattcatgttatattgcattggtcaatacgtattctgagctcacaggtgtggaacaccaatgcaatataacgcgaatacacatcgaccaatgcgaactgaccctacttccgtgctcaaaaaatccctgtgtggaaaggtccatgGAAGCTAGTAATCGCCTCTTGTAGTTTGTAGGACTTCTAGCTACCTACGAAGCGCAAGGTTTGGGGTGTTCAAAACAGAAATAGTGTCAGTGTGATTCTTTTGCTTGCCTTTAGGCTTCATAGCCTTAAATAACTGGCATGGGCAACCCACTGCCATCATCTGAATGCCTGGGTACACACCAATTTTATTATACCTGTTGCTTGCTTCCCAGTCATCTGTCTGTTTTAAACAGAGTAACAGTTCTACTCATAGGCACCCACCCTTTTGAGACTAATATGGGCAAAAGACAATAGAGAACATACCTCGCTTCCACTGAGCATCACCTGCCAGGTTCAACCAGGATGTGCGGAGGTCtttgggaaagggaaggagaagaataaTTACAGAACAGCGTGGTGACTATTGGAGGTGAGTCTCCAAACGATGAGCAATAAAACATTTCACAGGCATTGCCCACTTCCTCCTCGTTCCATGTTCAGAAGAGACGGGAAGATCAGCTGAATCCTGCTCTAGCAAAGGCAACGCATAAGCGTCCTTTCCCACACTTAAAGGAAACAAGCCGTTGCAAAACAGAACATACAGTACACTCCATTCTGTTCCCCAAAGTCTCACTACTGCTCTCTGCCCTTGCGCCTGCCACCTATTTTCTGGGCACATCAACCTTGTAAAGGGGTTTACAAAGATCTAAAAACAAAGACTAATAATGACACTGAATGATGAGATATAGGCTTGCTGCAGTTGGAACTTCATCTGTTTGTAATGCAAAAAGCAAAGTATAGATTATTTTGATTATTAAGAAAGTtctaattaattgattaattgtcAAGACTGAATTGCCACCAAGTAACACAATTAATGGTCTAGGTTGCAATAGTAACTTTAAATAAAGTTATAAGCAATCAGATATATGGTTCCACAgataataaaatcaatacaataaacaagaagcaagagaaaatattttaaacatattttggcTTTGAAAATTCATGAGTTTAAAAGACTTGGAAAAATGGAAACAGTGTTTGCCCCTACCAAACTTTTCACATTCATAAATGCATTCCACAAGAGTTGGAAAGTTATTTCTGTTGCCTCCGCAGCCGCTGTAAAGGAACGTACGGCACATACTGCCCTTGGGATCATAGTAAAAGTTTTGAAACAATTCTTTGCACGATCCGTATCTTGGAGGACGTTGACATTTTCTAGGCAGAGtttctgggggagagagagagaaggggaaagagccTTGTCTCACATACTTTCATCTTCTCTTGTGCCACTCGGATGAGAATGGCATTTGAAGTACGTATGTTTGCCTATCCAGTCCTAGGGGTGACTAGGAAAGAAATGGCAGTTGGATCCATACTTTCCCAGTAATTTGGAATGGGTTTTGGAACAATCTCTTAGCTATTGGAAGAGGATTGTGGATGTT from Sceloporus undulatus isolate JIND9_A2432 ecotype Alabama chromosome 6, SceUnd_v1.1, whole genome shotgun sequence carries:
- the LOC121934859 gene encoding actinia tenebrosa protease inhibitors-like yields the protein MCCSDIVIIVLAMGFIISWYKLPGIAAKTETLPRKCQRPPRYGSCKELFQNFYYDPKGSMCRTFLYSGCGGNRNNFPTLVECIYECEKFDLRTSWLNLAGDAQWKRDTAPKCRLRRRIGWCRSKLPRYYYDYKNQRCRPFIYSGCRGNENNFASYRECAVACEPFGNIDYSKLPQWNPETMRDTCELPIDVGPCSANFLRFYYDAKTKTCKPFSFGGCNGNNNNFVTLQDCIRECRRPGAEEEEIKNVCDEVQEEMDHTPKWDCLVILGDLMASGTRAESDSGER